The Mucilaginibacter rubeus genomic interval CCCATATTTTTTCTGTTAGCTTGATTAACAAGCCGAAAATAATGAGCTAATGATAACTTTTACAGGCTTTTGAAGTATATTTTTTTATACGCAATAAGCATGCAAACAACACGTTATCTTTACAACGAAGCGTAAAAAAATCTTAAGTCATTTGAGCAATAGATGCGACAAATCGCGGAGACCGCATACTGTTCAGCGCTTCATTAATTAAAGCTTTACCAAATAGTAATTGGCCTTCGTAAGAAGCAAGGCTTATCTCTCCTGTGCCTAAGTTTTCTTTTACATTTTTCAGGCTGATGCCCTCCATATCCGGATCATGAGCTGTACCGCTATTTGACATATACGCCAGTTTAAACATTAACATAGCATAAACCAACCTGCATATTTGGCGCATCAGAAAAAACCGTGCTTTATGATAATTTGTTAAGCCATTTCCAAAGTAGCTTTCAAGAAAAACGTTTTCATGTTCGTCATTAGCAACATAAAAATTTGCTGTTATAGCCAGATCAACGTAGCGGTCGTTTGTAAAAGCTGCGTCCCAATCAATAATCCATATTTTTTCGCCATCAAAAACCATGTTATTGGGATTAAGATCATTATGACTAAAAACCTTATCAGCATCATTCCATGGATAGTATTTTCTAATTTCATCATAATAGGCAAAACACTCGTCAAAAGCCACTCCCGTTAACATCCCCGAAGTTTTAAACTGAGCGATAAGGCCGTCAATTGTATCCAATAAACTATTTTCGGTTGGTAAGGCCGGTAGCTCGTGCATACGTTTGATTGTTTTTGAAATTTCGGGTAACAAAACTTCTGGCGACTTGTAAACAGCTTGCAATGGTATGTTTTTTATAAACCCAGTGATGGTTACACCTGCTGCTTTATTCAAATAATAAACCCGCGGAGCAATGCCTGCTTCAGCGGCAACTTCCATGCAACTGATACTCGGAGTTTTTACAATACCTGAAGAACTATCGACTTTTAAAATATAGGATTGATTGTTAACCACAATTTTAAATACGGAGGATGCTGATAAGCCTCCAGCCAGTAAAATTATCTCTGCCACCGTGGTTGTACCAAAAGTTTGTGATAACGCGCTTTCAACTGCTAATAAACTTGAAGCAGGGATAATGGAATTTAGTGTTTGCGATTGCATTTGTAACAGGCAATTAGGTGATGTTACCGCCAAGTTTGGCGAGGATATTTGTTAACGAAGTAATATCTTTTGATTCTTTAGCAGGTATAATTTCAAGCGCAAGGGCATTGGCTGTCTTTTCTGCATCAGTAAACAATTGCTTGCCGGCAGGGGTAAGTACTACATAACTCACTCTTGCATCGCGTTCGTTAGCTTCGCGCGTTACCAATCCTATTTTTTCCATTGGCAACAGCATGCGTGTTATCCCGGAAGCAGTTATTCCGATTTTATCGGCTAAATCTATTCTCCGCGCCTTTCCCTCTTCCGATTGCTGCAAAAGATAGAGAATCACAAATTCGGTAAATCCGATGCCATGCATATTCAGGCGGTCAAATCTGCGGGCTATGACGGCTTGCACTTTCGCAAGGTTTATTAGTGTTTTGAGTGATGGATTAATCATTAACATATACTTGACTACTCAATGATTTTACAAGTATAAATATATTTCGGCAGATCACCGCGGTTAAATATTCATTAGCATGAAAATTAAAAAGATTCGATTATGACAGGTACCAATTCCGACACCTTATTTATACCGGCAATGTGAACCAGAAAGTGCTGCCCCTGCCCTGCTCGCTTTCAACGCCAATTTCGCCGCCGTGCTGTTTAACAATTTCAGAACTTATATATAAACCTAATCCAAGACCGGCCTGCGGAGCTCCGTTTTCAGAACGGAAATAGCGCTTAAATATATGTGGTAGCTGATCAGGATCAATGCCTGGCCCTTTATCCGACACTTCAATGCGAACATGATCAGACAACCGGGAAATCCGGATCAAAATGATCCTGGAGTCCGGGGCATATTTCATTGCATTTTCTATAAGGTTAACAAGTACCTGTTCTACCCTTTCCTCATCAGCAACAACCCGAACAGATAAATCACCTTCAATATCCAGCTCGTGTTTACCCGAAACCTTAAGCAAATCACAACAATGATTAATGAGTTTGCCTAAATCAAAATATGTTTTGTTTAAACTGTATTTACGCGCCGCAAGTCTGCTGGCGTCAAATAAGTCGTTTACCAGGAAAGCCAATTTGTTTACGCTCCTGTTGGCCTGCTCTATCATTGCTTTTTGCAGGGCAACCGCGCCTTCATCCTGATGGGTATGTAAAATCTGAACCGCAGCTTTTAACGCTGTCACCGGGGTGCGCATCTCATGGCTGGCTACGGCAATAAATTCGTCCCGCTGCTGAAGCAAAGCAAGGTTTTCAGACCTTAGCTGTGTTTGTTCCATTGCCACATCCGCAAGCTTTTTTAATAGCTTTCTTTCTTTTTCGGTAAGCGAGCGGGGCTCCATGTCAATTAAACATAATGTACCGATGATAAAACCATCTGGAGTAATGATGGGCGCTCCGGCATAAAAACGGATTCGCAGTTTATCTACAACATAAGGGTGATTAACAAAAAGTTCATGTTGATGAGTATCCTCAACCAGGAGCAAATCCGGCTGCAAAATGGCTACAGCGCAAAAACCTTCATTACGGCTTACATATTGAATACCGTTCAGGCCTACTTCGGCTTTAATAAACTCTGTATCAGAATTTAAAAACGAAATATGACTGATTGGGCATGAGAACAATTCGCATGCAAGCTCACATATACTATCGAAGGCTTTTTCGCGGTGTGAATTAAATATCTGATAGCGTTCAAGCGCGGCAACTCGTTCCGCATCATTATCCGGTATCAGGTTAATTCCATAAACGTTGTCCATAAAGCGGTTATAGGTTTCTCAAAAGCTAATATATTATTTATTAATTAAAATACTTCATAAAATACTTAATAAATACACTACATCATTTTAATTCCTTTTAAAAACTTCGATTATTCTGTGAGACAGCAGGAATCTAAACTTAATTCTCCTATTTAAACAAACCCGGATAATACCTGGCAATCATATCTTTTTCATCATTTTTCAGGTCTGATAATAAGACCGGTGTATCCTGGGGCCTTACGCCTTTCTGGTTGATCCGGTTCATCAGGCTCCAGTCTTTTACCGGCTTTTCCGGCGATGGATCGGCAGGTTCTTTTGCAGGCAGGTCATATCGTGTAAAATCTACCACCATTTCTGGTGTGTTTTTGTGCCAGTTCTTTAGCGTTGCCAGGCGAAACTCCCTGTTCATATACCACTTGATTTCCTGATTGCCCCAGGAATTGCCTATACCCAATCCCCTTTCTTCAAACCTGTAGTTCCAGCGGCTATTATCCCGGTATTGGTTACGCCACAGCTCACCATACTCTCCAAAGGTTACGAACTTCACATCGGGCCAGCGCTGCACTGTGGCACTTGTCCATTTCTCCAATGCCCGGTAGGCCAATGTATCGTCCCAATTTTTGCGCTCGGCTATTTTAACCAGAGCGGCTTCCCATATATTAGGGATCCAGCCGAAACCGTTAAGTTCAAAACCGCGGTCAAAATGTATGGACTGCGTGTGCATTACCGAAAGATGCCCAATTTCCAGACCCCAATCGCCATAGGTTTCAATAGGACCAACACCACGGCGACTTGCAGCGCCGTTAAAAGGTGTCGTGCCCCATACATTTCCGCTTTGGAGCGCGCACAAAAAGTCGACACTCCAGCCGTCCAGGTTTACACAATCGATAAAATCGCTTTTACCTTGTGCCGGTTTACAAAAATGTTCTTTTGATGGGTAAAATGGGTAAGATGGCGATCCGTCCGCGCCGCCGCCATCCGTTTCATGTTGGCTCCAGATTACGGCATGTGCCACATGAATATTTTCTTTTTCGGCCAAATAAGCCAGGTTATCAGCAGATAAAAAGCCGCCCATTACACTTTTGGGGCGGTATCCCTTACCAACCATTGCAGTTATACGCTGCAATGCCTCGGTCATCTCCTGGTTTACACGGTGCCGGGGTAGGTACATGGCGGGGAAATATCCCGGAAAATAAGAGACCTCATCACCAAATTTAAGCTGACACTCCGCGGCATAATTGCGGATATCTACATAATTCTGGCGTTTATCTTCAAGCGCGTTTAACGTAAAGCCCCAGGTTAGCCGCCCTCCGGGTACATTCTTTGCAAAAGTTTCCCTTAAACGCTGCACTACTTCCAGCGTATGCGCAAAACCTTCGTCGCGCTTGATCAGCTTCACATCCCGAGATACCTCCCAAGGCGAAGTGCGGATCATGATACAAAAAGTTACAAAACGATTGCCCATCAAAGATGTAGGGGAATTTCCCGTCAGGAAACCCAGGGGATCGGCCTTTCCCAATAACGGATTAGCCAATACCGCCGCTCCGCCCAGCAGCGTATTCTTAAAAAAAGTTCTTCTTTCCATTTAGCAGAAATATAGACCGGCTTATGCCAGCTTCAGGTTAACGCCTTCAAAAGTTAAGATCCCCGACTGAATTGTTTTTCCTATCGCTTCAGAAAGTTGCTGACGCATTTCTTCAGTAAGCCTGGCAAAGCCCAATTGTTTGGCCACTAACGGTATAGCGTCTTCCTCGGTAATTGAAATAGCACCACGCACTACATCCCTGATGGCCTCATAAATTTCTTCGGGCGCTATCAGTGCCAGCTTTTTATAGGCAGATGGCAACTTACTCCGGTCGCGAACAACGGGCCGTTCCATTTCCGGCGTCCACAAAAACTCATCTTTAACAATCACCTTACCTTCATCTTTAGCTTGTTGCAAGGCCTGCGTTAACGTATAACGGATCCTTGAACCAACTTTAGCTATTCCTGCAGCTTCAGTAATGCGCTTGGCCATTTCATCAAAATGTACCGGGCTTTCTATTTGTACAACCTCAGAGATCCAATTCCCCAATTCGGCGAAGGTATACAGCTGAAACTCGTCGCGAAGATGTTCAATGTGAACGTCCGCCAGCTTGTATTCCTGAATTACAGGGGCTGTTTCGGCTGCGACTTCCCGGCGAATCTCATCCGGTAAAATATCGGCCTCCACATCATTGCTTTCGGTTGAATGTTTAGCTGCTTCAATGGCGCCAAGTAAGCGGTTCAATTCGCGTGACGGATTACGGTACCAGTCTGTGCTCCAAACCTGGTATAAGTTCCAGCCAAACAGCTCCAACACCTGCCCTCTTAAACGGTCGCGATCAGTTGCTGATGCCGCGCTGTCATAAGCCTTACCATCGCATATGAGCCCTAAAATGTAGCGACCCGGATTTTCAGGATCCACAACCGCCAGATCCAGGTAGAAACCCGGTGAACCCACACGGTCACGTACAATGTAACCGGCTTTTTTGAGTTGATGTGCTACTTCTTCTTCA includes:
- a CDS encoding phosphotransferase, which translates into the protein MQSQTLNSIIPASSLLAVESALSQTFGTTTVAEIILLAGGLSASSVFKIVVNNQSYILKVDSSSGIVKTPSISCMEVAAEAGIAPRVYYLNKAAGVTITGFIKNIPLQAVYKSPEVLLPEISKTIKRMHELPALPTENSLLDTIDGLIAQFKTSGMLTGVAFDECFAYYDEIRKYYPWNDADKVFSHNDLNPNNMVFDGEKIWIIDWDAAFTNDRYVDLAITANFYVANDEHENVFLESYFGNGLTNYHKARFFLMRQICRLVYAMLMFKLAYMSNSGTAHDPDMEGISLKNVKENLGTGEISLASYEGQLLFGKALINEALNSMRSPRFVASIAQMT
- a CDS encoding MarR family winged helix-turn-helix transcriptional regulator, with amino-acid sequence MINPSLKTLINLAKVQAVIARRFDRLNMHGIGFTEFVILYLLQQSEEGKARRIDLADKIGITASGITRMLLPMEKIGLVTREANERDARVSYVVLTPAGKQLFTDAEKTANALALEIIPAKESKDITSLTNILAKLGGNIT
- a CDS encoding GAF domain-containing sensor histidine kinase, with amino-acid sequence MDNVYGINLIPDNDAERVAALERYQIFNSHREKAFDSICELACELFSCPISHISFLNSDTEFIKAEVGLNGIQYVSRNEGFCAVAILQPDLLLVEDTHQHELFVNHPYVVDKLRIRFYAGAPIITPDGFIIGTLCLIDMEPRSLTEKERKLLKKLADVAMEQTQLRSENLALLQQRDEFIAVASHEMRTPVTALKAAVQILHTHQDEGAVALQKAMIEQANRSVNKLAFLVNDLFDASRLAARKYSLNKTYFDLGKLINHCCDLLKVSGKHELDIEGDLSVRVVADEERVEQVLVNLIENAMKYAPDSRIILIRISRLSDHVRIEVSDKGPGIDPDQLPHIFKRYFRSENGAPQAGLGLGLYISSEIVKQHGGEIGVESEQGRGSTFWFTLPV
- a CDS encoding DUF3863 domain-containing protein; this translates as MERRTFFKNTLLGGAAVLANPLLGKADPLGFLTGNSPTSLMGNRFVTFCIMIRTSPWEVSRDVKLIKRDEGFAHTLEVVQRLRETFAKNVPGGRLTWGFTLNALEDKRQNYVDIRNYAAECQLKFGDEVSYFPGYFPAMYLPRHRVNQEMTEALQRITAMVGKGYRPKSVMGGFLSADNLAYLAEKENIHVAHAVIWSQHETDGGGADGSPSYPFYPSKEHFCKPAQGKSDFIDCVNLDGWSVDFLCALQSGNVWGTTPFNGAASRRGVGPIETYGDWGLEIGHLSVMHTQSIHFDRGFELNGFGWIPNIWEAALVKIAERKNWDDTLAYRALEKWTSATVQRWPDVKFVTFGEYGELWRNQYRDNSRWNYRFEERGLGIGNSWGNQEIKWYMNREFRLATLKNWHKNTPEMVVDFTRYDLPAKEPADPSPEKPVKDWSLMNRINQKGVRPQDTPVLLSDLKNDEKDMIARYYPGLFK